DNA sequence from the Perca fluviatilis chromosome 4, GENO_Pfluv_1.0, whole genome shotgun sequence genome:
AACATCGATGTGAGGGAACTCATGTACAGTAACAGGCAGTGAGTGGTTGTATTGATCTACATCAATACTTCATAAACCTAGTTTATGAAAAATGAAGTAAACTACAGATGAGGTGGTAATTAatcaattataaaataaaataaataaaatatggttTAAGGAAAGGATGGTGATTACTAAGACATGATAACATCCTCTTGATGATGTGTGTGCCTTTCACAGCTCACTTGTATGATAATTCAGCATTACAAACATTTTCACATATTTCTTTTTCCTCTGTAATGTCACTTCTAATGGTTCCAAACTACATAAAATATGAAGATATGGACGGTTTCTGCTTAATTTACTGTCATGTCCATTGTTATATTTGGTATTATTCATCTACAAACTAGATTTCAggaggaatgttttttttcccatatatgTGTAACATCATTGGCATAACAAGTTTGTGATATGCTGGCAGTGTTTCCATTTTGTGTCTACACAATCATTTCATGCTAAATTTGGAAAAGGATTTAAAGATGGGGACCGTAGGGCCTACCTTGCCAAAGCTGCCTTTTCCCAGCACCTTGTGGAATACCAGGTGGTTCATGCTGAGGCGTACCTGGGGAACTGTAGCTGCGGCAGGGGTTGGGCTCACACCCTCATCTGCTATAAATACACATTTGCACACAGAGTAAATACATATGGAAACTTGAATGCAAAGATACATGCAAACTCCTTCAAAGAGTTAGGATTTGAGAACGTGAATAAAGTTAAACAGACTATCAGCGACattactgtttctattttaCCTTTAATGATAAAGCTTGATTTAAATCCAACAACAACTTTGTACTATGGTGTGCACTACAAAGATCTTACCACTAGGGTCTGCTGTTGCATTATTGATTTCTTGATAGATCCCAATATCCGCTTTATTGGAGTCATCAGACTTCTTCATAGATTTCTagggataaaaaaaagtttgctaaAATATTCTTGACATTGTACATTGACAATAACTTTCTTCTTAATTTTTTCTAACACTGACAGGCATAAAATGTACACACAGTCTacataaactaaaataaacattACAGTTTGTTACAGTACAAACCTGGCTGATTTGAGACAGAGCCTCTGCCAGTAGTTTCTGGTTAATTCCACACAGATTGGCCACTTTCTTCTGACAGTAACTGTGTACGTTCATGCCACAGTCTGGTCAGAGGTGTGAAAATAGATTGGTCAAGTGAAAAAAAGGGAATACAATGAAAGAGAAAAATGTCAGAGGTATGGAAGGAGGCAAGAGAAAGGCAGACCTCACCTTCACATTTAAGGCCCTGTTTGTAGAGACCCCAGAGCAGACTGCCACAGTGGTCACAGAAAGTGGGGCTCTTATAGTTATATTGTTTGAAGCGATGCGGCATATCAATCTTGAAGCGCTCTTTCTGGAACTACAAACACATAGAGATCCATTAAACCCACAGAAAGCTGCCATATGATAATTAAAATAGACTAATGTGGGACTATATGTTTTGCCAGTTTTAGTTGCTTTTGAGACGCAAGTAAAAATCTAAATGAAATTCCACAGCCAATACTTAAATATTGGAATCTAATATCAATGTTGTTTGTAAACTTTAGTTAAATCTGCATTAAGTTGTACTGAAGAATTGACTCGTGATTTACATTGTTTAGAGTAAGTAAAAATATATTGACCAAATTAATGATTAATGGACTACTTCCTACGAGTGCATAAGTCACATGCCATAAAATAAAGCTGGAGAGAAGTCATTATCGAACTATAGCTGGGGaaagtaataaaaatgtattcagttCATCGTCAGTATCAGATCTGAGGTGAGGTTTGGCACTGATGTTGGAGAACATTAACTTTGCTTACCACAGTTTCACGACTGTTGGTCGCTGACCCAGTGCATCTGCCGATGATTTTGTCGATGCATTTCTTGTGGATTGCCGCATTGCATTCtgggtgaaataaataaatattgtgtTAACTGTAAAGAATACAAAAggataaatactgtatgtgataaAAATGCAGAGACCAGTTAATGAGACACTTACGTCTGCACTTGTAACCTTGCTTGTTCAGCCCCCTGTATGGGAGAAAAGGAATGTCATTAAATCCCTGTAATGGGTGAGATGAAGCAAAACAAAGGATTTTCCTCAGTCATAACTAAAAATAATATGGCTGCCGATATTAGAGCAATATATCCAGGATGGTTGTCAACACTAGGATTGTGGTTATGACAGTGATACACTGTAGCTGGCATGCAGATACTTTGCAGCAGTAAAGCACACATTTACTGTTTTCTTTATGCAACAGCTACTGTACCAAACTATATCTGTACTGTCCGCAAACTCCTCCAAAGTATTATGCAAGTACAAAAACAAGCATGGGAAAAGCATGCAAGACCTGTTACTAGAGTTGGCAGCTCAATGACTCATGGCTTTAATTTGTTATCAGCATAACTGGAAAATATCTTTCACATGTTCAATCATAAGATTGGAACTTGGCCACAGAATCACACACTTATGCACCTACTAAAGAAAACATCAGATTTCCTCCTGGCTGTCTCTAAAGCGGATAGACAATAGGGATAGACCAATTATCAGCccgtttttttggcagtttgcagattatctgtttctgcattttatttgcctgataaccaataaagttaattcattaaaaagtgtGCTACTTGGTTCTGCTACAGCTCTGAGTCTGTCCCTTTGCtttggtttcactcaccactaaGTCTGATTTAAAGTCCCGTCCACTACACTATCTGACTGACTATCGTTTACTGTGTATTCTAATTTATTAGAttattgcttaaagcatttaaacatagttttgtgttggagtttgtaacattccaaaatcttaattttgacttaaagatgaaccttttcactgtaaatgcatatctgtTCCAAATATTGTTTGTCAGTTTCATTATATACTAATAATCAGTATCGGTCCTAAAAAAACTGTATCGGCCGATCCCTAATAGACAATACTGGAGTTTGGGCAATAGGAGGAGGAGGCTCCCATATTAGTGCTGCTGACATAGTTGGAACATAACATGGCAGCTTTGTGGGATTTCCCTAGACAGTGACTCATTCTTACAAAAGCACTCCTACTGTTGATGTTATCATTACATGTTCCCAGAGTGCTCCATTTAGAAAACCTAGAACCGCTACTAATTGGTCTTTTATTAAGCACCCATGGGGGGCTGGACCTTACTTATTGGAcaactgatgtttttgtctcatTTGGTACGCAAAGAACATACAGTGGGTTACAGCATATATGGTCTGGAATTATCAAAGCTGTGTCAGTGGCAtcttaataaaaacacaatgctgatagtaataataataataataataataataataataataataataataataataatggctgCTTCTGGATAAGTCATGCCCAGACAGAGTAGCATTGGCAATTATTAATATTTCTCCCTGGAATGCAGCAGATACTCAAAACATACTAAAGGTCAAAGTAAAACAAGTATTTTATGTGCTAACCAtcttacaaaaacacaatagtGACAGCTGTTATGTAACCAAGGCCAGATTGGCATCTCACCAGACGAACTCTCTGCAGACAGAGCAGAAGGTGGGCGTGCCGAAGAAGGTGGCGGTGAACTCGTGGTTCTTGATAAAGTGAACTTTGGGCTGCTTAAAAGCTCCTCTCCTCCTGTTGAGGGTTGTGACTCCATCCTCAGGAGAAACCTTCACTGATGGCTGACACGACGCTGAGTGGAGAGATCAATATACAAATCAAACTACTGTATTTCTATTCTATTCAAAACTTGTTTGTCAAGCAGCTTTAAAGTGCAGTACTATCCAAATAAACTTTTATTgatttgcaaagaaaaagaaaaatgtttttagggGGCAGTTCAAAAAAGGAGTAGCCTTAAATAGACAACTGATAGACAGGGAAAAGCGGGAAGAGTGATGAGGTGGGCGAGATAAACAAATTTCCTCTCTGCCATTCTACTGACAGATGTTTATGTTTGGACAGCGCTTCAGTGAGTTGAGCCAAGAGAGTGGGAGTGAGAAAAAGGCCAAGGGAAAGAAGACAGACAGGGGAGGCAGACAAAGTTGAGGGCTGTTCACACATGCCTAAAAATACTCTGGGCTGCTTTTCAGGAAACCTGTAGAGTTTGTAGGAGGGAGCTGATGGAGTATGGAGCACTTTCATAACGAGCAGACACACCCCTCTCATGACCCTCTCCAACCCTGAACAGTGAACCCCTGACTGTGCTACTCCCACACAGAAATTCCCCCTGAACAGAACCAGTTTGTTAATCTCACTCCATCCCACTCCATGTTGGCAGACAGAAGTGACTACCATAGACTGGGTTCCCTGTCTGGGGTGGTGAGCCAACAgctgtacatacagtactaaCAGCCAGTACAGCTCTGCTTAAATTCTGCCGTTTTTGAAAGCAGGTAACGATAGTAATAGGATTTTGAAGTTGCCAATGGTGGATCATTTGTGCTGCTATTCAATATCTTTAAGTGGCCTTGTCATACCCAATGACTCAATGTTTCCCCTTTATTCCTGACAGGACATTTAAGATCTGAAACTCTTCTTTGAAACACATAACAAAAAgcataacataaaaaataagaatGTTTTCTTATCATAAATATCAATATAGgcctaatatactgtatgtacttgtTAAACCCTAGTCCAAGTAAACACATTTGTACACAGTATCAAGACACATTGACATGAACACTTCTTGTTACATGTGCTATgccatatatatttatatttattcattGTTGTGTTCAGTATCTTAGCTACTTATTCAAAGTATTGCCAGCCCTGAGGCTAAATTCCTACATGGCCTTGGAGGATCGTTACAATGCATTGGCTATATTGCCAATCCTGTAGTCAGCTGACAAACTTAGTGTGCGATATGCCGACAGAGAGGTCCACAATAACGAACGTTTAATTGTTGGGTGTAGAAAGTGCAAGGAAATAAACACCATGATGAGGAATCCTTTCCGCCAGTAGAGGGCATTATATCCACactgaaggagagagaaagagagggggcaGGGGATATTTCCTCAGCCATGGGCAGCTAACTATCTTCTTTCATACACTTCACCAGTCCCTGGTGGTCTAGTGGTTAGGATTCGGCGCTCTCACCGccgcggcccgggttcgattcccggtCAGGGAACACTGTTTTATAGGCCATGTAAACAGGTTTACACTTCACTGAGTGATGGGTTCCTACAATGACCATCTGTGCTGTTCTTACTAGTTTGAACTGGAATGGGCTCAGTTAGAAAAAGGTAATGTGATGTCACATATTTCCAATCAGGATTTAGCTATATTTAAATCTAAATGGGATGACATTTGTGGGGTTGCTTGCTTAATTTGCTAGGCCGATTTATCGattgttgatttattttgatccaaccacacacacacggtcctgATAAAGCAGATTATATTTTTGAGTGCTAAACTCTCAACAAATAATATCTAAAAATCttttttggcttatttagtcatggatatgacaaaaaaaaaataccaaaggTTTAAAACCAGATTTCCAGGCAGGGACATTAAGATGCAGCAGTTTTACCTGCATCAGTGTCCTCCAGGAAGAACTGTACAGCCATCTGGACCTTCCCTGAAGGATGCATGTCCAACCAGAACTCAGCACGGTTGCTGGTCTTGGACTTCTTACAGCGTTCTGCCAGTACAGACACGCCCACTGTGGCCTTGGCCAATGGCTCCTCAGCGCTCTGCATGAGGACCACTTCTATGACACGCCCCTCGTAAATGTGAGCATCAAAAGTGGACTTCCAGGCTGGATACATGGTGGGCTTCCTCTGGACCAAGGTCTTTCCTCGCTCTGTTGAAGAAgatttggatcattattgggaACAAAATGCACAGCAAAGGAGTGACTAGTGCCTGGAGTTGGTGGAAAGTTTTGTGGTGGATTTCAGAGCCCAGTAGATAGTGTCTGTTAATGCATTATTAAACCTGGACATCTGGTCTCCCTACTCACTGTGCCTGTACCCTTATCTAGATAAAATGATGActgcatatatatgtgtgtgtgtgtgtgtgtgtgtgtgtgtacatacctGTGTTGACAGACTCCTTCATCTTGATGGCGCAGATGGGAGGATCAGACAGAGGAGGCAGAACACCAATGTCATAAGCATTGAAGGTGATACGCAGGAAGGGTGCCATGGTGACCACTCACCTAAGCCTCTAAAAACAAAGACATAGACATAGACTCACGGTTAGAAcatctcacacaaacacacagtaggGTCAAAGGACAGAGGGTGTCATTGGCTGAACAAATTGTAAAGCCtcttgaggcaaatttgtgattttgggccatataaaaaaatgtacttgacacacatgcatgcacgcacacacacacgcacaaaccca
Encoded proteins:
- the LOC120557931 gene encoding protein kinase C delta type-like, coding for MAPFLRITFNAYDIGVLPPLSDPPICAIKMKESVNTERGKTLVQRKPTMYPAWKSTFDAHIYEGRVIEVVLMQSAEEPLAKATVGVSVLAERCKKSKTSNRAEFWLDMHPSGKVQMAVQFFLEDTDAASCQPSVKVSPEDGVTTLNRRRGAFKQPKVHFIKNHEFTATFFGTPTFCSVCREFVWGLNKQGYKCRQCNAAIHKKCIDKIIGRCTGSATNSRETVFQKERFKIDMPHRFKQYNYKSPTFCDHCGSLLWGLYKQGLKCEDCGMNVHSYCQKKVANLCGINQKLLAEALSQISQKSMKKSDDSNKADIGIYQEINNATADPSADEGVSPTPAAATVPQVRLSMNHLVFHKVLGKGSFGKVLLAELKGQGQYFAVKVLKKDVVLMEDDVECTMVEKRVLALAWENPFLTHLYSTFQSREHLFFVMEYLNGGDLMFHIQDKGRFDLNRATFYAAEIIIGLQFLHSKGVVYRDLKLDNVMLDKDGHIKIADFGMCKERMFGDARATTFCGTPDYIAPEILLGQKYTFSVDWWSFGVLVYEMLIGQSPFQGDDEDELFESIRHDTPHYPRWLTKEAKNLIELLFERDPSRRLGVVGDVRAHPFFKTINWPALEKRELEPPFKPKVKSPSDCSNFDREFLSEKPRLSHADKNLIDSMDQAAFAGFSFINPKLENMISK